From Sphingomonas hengshuiensis, one genomic window encodes:
- a CDS encoding YbaN family protein: MTEPRHRRVAAHLSRGAWAALGIVFVALGFLGALLPLVPTTIFLILAAGCFARSSPRLEAWLLDHPKFGPTLRAWREDGAIGPRAKMMACSGMTLGYALFWWSARPTLLLELTVGLMMAGCAAFILSRPAPRSQKGQ; this comes from the coding sequence TTGACTGAACCACGTCATCGCCGTGTTGCCGCCCATCTTTCGCGGGGGGCCTGGGCGGCGCTCGGCATCGTGTTCGTGGCGCTCGGCTTCCTCGGCGCGCTGCTGCCGCTGGTGCCGACCACCATTTTCCTGATCCTGGCGGCGGGCTGCTTCGCACGCTCCTCGCCACGGCTGGAGGCATGGTTGCTCGATCATCCGAAATTCGGGCCGACGCTGCGCGCGTGGCGCGAAGACGGCGCGATCGGTCCGCGGGCAAAGATGATGGCCTGCTCGGGCATGACGCTCGGCTATGCGCTGTTCTGGTGGTCCGCGCGGCCGACATTGCTGCTCGAACTCACCGTCGGGCTGATGATGGCGGGCTGTGCCGCCTTCATCCTCAGCCGACCGGCGCCGCGTTCGCAAAAGGGTCAATGA
- a CDS encoding class I SAM-dependent methyltransferase, protein MQAFNKADHWDSAAERYEKTAHPYTTRYVDAALAGVPLTPASRVLDVAAGTGALTFAAAATGAHVLATDFSPGMVARIAAKALPNVDTCVMDGQALDLPDAGFDAVFSIFGVFMFPDWRKGLSEMARVTRPGGYGVVAVWEDRGAGAFMLLGRLIRRLLPDRALAAMPEAMTILSTAEGLTHELVTAGYRDPRIAHVTRDFGLDMALLGDLDALFGASPDWTKLLPAEKHLILSELRLMAGDRPQLPIPSTALIGWARR, encoded by the coding sequence GTGCAAGCGTTCAACAAGGCAGATCATTGGGACAGTGCGGCCGAGCGGTACGAGAAGACCGCGCATCCCTATACCACACGCTACGTTGATGCTGCGCTCGCTGGCGTGCCTCTGACCCCGGCCTCCCGCGTCCTTGACGTCGCGGCGGGGACAGGGGCGTTAACCTTCGCGGCAGCGGCCACGGGGGCGCACGTCCTCGCTACCGACTTCTCGCCCGGCATGGTCGCACGCATCGCCGCAAAGGCGCTGCCCAACGTCGACACATGCGTGATGGACGGCCAAGCGCTTGACCTCCCCGATGCGGGGTTCGACGCGGTGTTCTCGATCTTCGGCGTTTTCATGTTCCCCGACTGGCGCAAGGGATTGAGCGAGATGGCACGAGTCACCCGCCCGGGTGGCTATGGCGTCGTCGCGGTCTGGGAGGATCGAGGGGCTGGTGCCTTTATGTTGCTCGGCCGGCTCATCCGAAGGCTGCTCCCCGATCGTGCGCTTGCGGCGATGCCGGAGGCGATGACGATACTCAGCACCGCCGAAGGCCTGACCCACGAATTGGTCACCGCAGGCTACCGCGATCCGCGGATCGCGCACGTCACCCGTGATTTCGGCCTGGATATGGCGCTGCTGGGCGACCTCGACGCGCTGTTCGGAGCATCGCCCGACTGGACGAAGCTGCTCCCTGCAGAAAAGCACCTGATCCTCTCTGAGTTGCGCCTGATGGCGGGCGACCGGCCACAGCTTCCGATCCCGTCCACTGCGTTGATCGGATGGGCGCGACGATAA
- a CDS encoding TonB-dependent receptor plug domain-containing protein encodes MPTNRNRLQGGYTMRFSPRSHVALGMASFFALAVAQQAAAQESTTVPTDAGATAADEQRDAEIVVTGTNLRGVAPVGSSVITIGQQAMQQTGLATTSDILKTIPQVTSLGPGEATIGTNVNSASINSTRANGVNLRGLGVQATLTLLDGRRVPPGGISGQLFDASVIPAIALERIDIVADGASATYGSDAVAGVANLILRRNFDGLETSGRYATANGYNEWQVSGVLGRKWATGSITVAGEYYYHSRLRQEDRASLFPCNQTSFGGTNNCSFNNAPGNVTDPVTGIRYGLPGGSGVGLTPAQLSTTPNYSEAYEGQDLLPETRRWGAVARLDQELAPNLRAWASGFYSKRTLEQRGGRIDVTAFVPSSNPFYISFAPGQTAPQQVEYSFIDDAGPARITGLESSYQIAGGLDWDVGGSWRVSVQASHSRTEGETFTNQNPNFTLLYAALADPNPATSLNLYGSGGVNTAERIRSILGSFRPTGSYNMDLVNLKLDGELFQIPGGPVRVAVGGEFHRDFYVNASYESISTTSLSQVNTLGYAANGRDVRSAFAEVNFPLVGAANGGPGLERLEFNAAARVDDYSDSGSTTNPKFGIRYDPFEGLSLHGSYGTSFRAPLLSDVNPASSAVVFYIPNFGPFGNVVQYAGGNANLKPETATTWSLGAKFTPKASGFSASLDYFNIRYNNIVETAPFYSPQVFSDPAYAPFVILNPTLAQVQAIYALPWAGTPTIAAADVDALVDVRRNNAAGIKMQGLDFVVNYQSALGDGTLVTGVSGTYLLSFKKALSPNAPFVDRLNEANYPLRFRARGNIGWGNEAVNATLFVNYSNAYDNTIGTIQPVQRVSAYTTVDLTLGYDLSRLDGVFNGLSVSVSAINLFDKDPPFAAVGLTQVFDSTVSNPIGRLVAFSVRKRF; translated from the coding sequence TTGCCGACAAACCGCAATCGATTACAGGGAGGATATACAATGCGCTTTAGTCCCAGGTCCCATGTCGCGCTCGGAATGGCTTCGTTCTTCGCGCTTGCCGTTGCCCAGCAGGCTGCGGCGCAGGAGTCGACCACCGTGCCGACGGATGCTGGCGCGACCGCTGCAGACGAGCAGAGAGACGCCGAGATCGTCGTCACGGGCACCAACCTGCGCGGTGTCGCACCGGTCGGGTCGTCTGTGATTACGATCGGACAGCAGGCGATGCAGCAGACGGGCCTGGCCACGACTTCCGATATTCTGAAGACCATACCGCAAGTCACTTCGCTCGGGCCGGGCGAAGCGACGATCGGGACGAACGTCAACAGCGCCTCGATCAACTCGACGCGCGCGAACGGCGTCAATCTGCGCGGGCTTGGCGTGCAGGCGACACTGACGTTGCTGGACGGCCGCCGCGTGCCGCCGGGAGGCATTTCAGGACAGTTGTTTGACGCGTCGGTGATTCCCGCGATCGCGCTGGAGCGCATCGATATCGTCGCCGACGGCGCCTCTGCGACCTATGGATCGGACGCCGTTGCCGGCGTCGCCAACCTGATCCTGCGGCGCAACTTCGACGGGCTCGAAACCAGCGGGCGCTATGCGACTGCGAACGGCTATAACGAGTGGCAGGTCAGCGGCGTGCTGGGCCGTAAATGGGCGACCGGCTCGATCACCGTGGCGGGCGAATATTATTATCACAGCCGCCTGCGCCAGGAAGATCGCGCATCGCTGTTTCCCTGCAACCAGACCTCGTTTGGCGGCACCAACAACTGTTCGTTCAACAACGCGCCGGGTAACGTCACCGACCCGGTGACGGGCATTCGCTACGGCCTGCCGGGCGGTTCGGGCGTGGGCTTGACGCCGGCGCAGCTTTCCACAACGCCGAATTATTCCGAAGCCTATGAGGGCCAGGACCTGTTGCCGGAGACCAGGCGATGGGGCGCGGTTGCGCGGCTTGACCAGGAACTTGCCCCGAACCTGAGGGCATGGGCCAGCGGCTTCTATTCCAAGCGGACGCTGGAGCAGCGGGGGGGGCGCATCGATGTGACGGCGTTCGTGCCGAGCAGCAATCCGTTTTATATTTCCTTCGCGCCCGGCCAGACCGCGCCGCAGCAGGTGGAATATTCCTTTATCGATGATGCCGGCCCGGCGCGGATCACCGGGCTGGAGAGCAGCTATCAGATCGCCGGCGGCCTGGATTGGGATGTGGGCGGCAGCTGGCGGGTGTCTGTACAGGCATCGCACAGCCGGACCGAGGGCGAGACGTTTACGAACCAGAACCCGAACTTTACCCTGCTCTATGCCGCGCTCGCCGATCCCAACCCGGCGACGTCGCTCAACCTTTATGGCTCGGGCGGGGTCAATACCGCCGAGCGCATCCGCAGCATCCTGGGCTCGTTCCGGCCAACCGGCAGCTATAACATGGATCTGGTGAACCTGAAGCTGGACGGCGAGCTGTTCCAGATCCCGGGCGGACCGGTCCGCGTCGCCGTGGGCGGCGAGTTCCATCGGGATTTCTATGTCAACGCGTCGTATGAAAGCATCTCCACGACGTCGTTATCGCAGGTGAACACGCTGGGATACGCCGCCAATGGCCGCGACGTGCGGTCTGCGTTTGCCGAAGTGAATTTCCCGCTTGTGGGGGCAGCGAATGGAGGCCCGGGTCTTGAGCGGCTCGAGTTCAACGCGGCGGCGCGCGTCGATGATTATAGCGATAGCGGCAGCACCACCAATCCCAAGTTCGGAATCCGGTACGATCCGTTCGAAGGCCTGTCGCTGCACGGCAGCTATGGCACGTCGTTTCGTGCCCCGCTGCTGTCGGACGTCAATCCGGCGAGTTCGGCGGTGGTGTTCTACATCCCCAATTTCGGTCCGTTCGGCAATGTGGTCCAATATGCGGGGGGCAACGCCAACCTGAAGCCGGAGACCGCGACGACCTGGTCGCTGGGCGCCAAGTTCACGCCAAAAGCCAGCGGGTTCTCCGCATCGCTCGATTATTTCAACATCCGCTACAATAATATCGTCGAGACGGCGCCGTTCTACAGCCCACAGGTGTTTTCCGACCCGGCTTATGCACCCTTCGTGATCCTGAATCCGACATTGGCGCAGGTGCAGGCGATCTACGCGCTGCCATGGGCGGGCACGCCGACGATCGCGGCGGCGGACGTCGATGCGCTGGTCGATGTCCGGCGCAACAACGCGGCCGGCATCAAGATGCAGGGCCTGGATTTCGTGGTGAACTATCAGTCCGCCTTGGGGGACGGTACGCTCGTGACGGGCGTGTCCGGCACCTATCTGCTGTCGTTCAAGAAGGCGCTGTCGCCGAACGCACCGTTCGTCGATCGGCTGAACGAAGCGAATTATCCGCTGCGCTTCCGCGCGCGCGGGAACATCGGCTGGGGTAACGAGGCCGTTAACGCGACGCTATTCGTCAACTATAGCAACGCGTATGACAATACGATCGGCACGATCCAGCCGGTCCAGCGGGTCTCGGCCTATACCACGGTCGATTTGACCTTGGGCTATGACCTGAGCAGGTTGGACGGCGTGTTCAACGGTCTCAGCGTGTCGGTGAGCGCAATCAACCTGTTCGACAAGGACCCGCCCTTCGCGGCGGTGGGCCTGACGCAGGTGTTCGATTCGACCGTCTCCAATCCGATCGGGCGGCTGGTCGCCTTCTCAGTGCGCAAGAGGTTCTGA
- a CDS encoding alpha/beta hydrolase fold domain-containing protein, with translation MTQSMSSRSVDHRVQLTSFFIAGAALLAGVPAIAQQQQQLRVDEAGTVYTPPLAVPVSPYLSPEAKAFLAEHLQAFVKGIGAIDDQGVPRWMKTYLASANAQFAVDKQDTTVGGVHSFVYTPHSGVAPRNRGRVLINLHGGGFGGCFPGCSDLESLPIAALGAIKVVSPDYRQGPKHRFPAASEDAAAVYRELLKTHRPDQIGVYGCSAGGMLAGQFLAWIQKEGLPRPGAVGIYCSGLSFGDAVYGGDGSYVGFLLGDAAMPMPPLKPGQTPPVLPYFEGADMKGPLAAPAWHPDVLAKFPPIMVATSSRAFDYSSAMFLHRQLVNAGVHAQLHMWEGLPHGFIYNPDMPESRDFYRTVIRFFDENLGR, from the coding sequence ATGACCCAATCCATGTCTTCACGATCGGTAGACCATCGCGTTCAACTGACGTCGTTCTTCATCGCTGGAGCCGCGCTGCTTGCAGGTGTGCCGGCGATCGCTCAGCAACAGCAGCAGTTGCGCGTCGACGAGGCCGGGACGGTGTACACGCCTCCTTTGGCGGTCCCGGTTTCGCCCTATCTTTCCCCGGAGGCGAAGGCATTCCTTGCCGAGCATCTCCAGGCTTTCGTCAAGGGCATCGGCGCGATCGACGATCAGGGTGTCCCACGGTGGATGAAGACCTATCTCGCTTCGGCCAACGCGCAGTTCGCGGTCGACAAGCAGGACACGACCGTCGGGGGTGTACATAGCTTCGTCTATACGCCCCACAGCGGGGTGGCGCCGCGGAATCGCGGACGAGTGCTGATCAACCTGCACGGTGGCGGTTTCGGCGGGTGCTTCCCCGGCTGCTCCGATCTCGAATCGCTCCCGATCGCCGCACTTGGCGCGATCAAGGTCGTCAGTCCCGATTACCGTCAAGGACCCAAGCACCGCTTTCCCGCGGCCAGCGAAGATGCCGCCGCGGTCTATCGCGAACTGCTGAAGACGCACCGTCCCGACCAGATCGGTGTATATGGCTGTTCCGCTGGCGGCATGCTCGCCGGGCAGTTCCTGGCCTGGATACAGAAGGAAGGGCTGCCCCGCCCCGGCGCCGTCGGAATCTATTGCTCGGGGCTCTCGTTCGGCGATGCCGTCTATGGTGGCGACGGAAGCTATGTCGGTTTCCTGCTGGGTGACGCGGCGATGCCGATGCCGCCATTGAAGCCGGGGCAAACGCCCCCCGTACTGCCCTATTTCGAAGGCGCGGATATGAAGGGGCCATTGGCGGCGCCCGCGTGGCACCCCGACGTGCTGGCCAAGTTTCCGCCGATCATGGTGGCCACAAGCTCGCGCGCCTTCGACTATAGTTCAGCCATGTTTCTGCATCGGCAGTTAGTCAACGCGGGCGTCCACGCACAGCTGCACATGTGGGAGGGACTGCCGCACGGCTTCATCTACAATCCCGACATGCCGGAGTCGCGTGACTTCTATCGAACCGTCATTCGTTTCTTTGACGAAAATCTGGGGCGCTGA
- a CDS encoding tannase/feruloyl esterase family alpha/beta hydrolase produces MKRKHHVAILAAIAIGLAAPGLALAQGRMSGKEAAARCTALAGLKLPDTTIASAVLVPAKPAEKTIAGDVPGYRSFCRIVAQVRSEPGSDIGVEVWLPAQGWTGVFHGNGSGGFAGTFALGYSGMVEGLRRGFATATTDAGTAPASPLEGDALIGQPRKWRDWGRLSTHVMTMTGKAITKAFYGRDARQSYYTGCSTGGQMGLIEALHYPEDYHAILVGAPVIDRTWGHAAVLWDYAAANRTPGRLLSDAKLKLLNAAAIASCWRQGHGLAGDRFIADPMRCKFDPASLQCTGAASDSCLTEGEVATARAFYSGPTDRNGTPTYYGWLPGSEMPDTFGWSFLQKPISGQPPFSALFKWVFGADWGWQRFDFDRDMPIVNARLDSSVNDATRGSLAAFAARGGRLIMFHGLADTLVAPGQSVAFFDRHAAKMGGADKLADSARLFMAPGMMHCGGGTGPDAFNATLGIPPRPPSDDAQHDLFSALIAWSERGKAPDRIVATKFSSEKHGRIDMQRPLCPYPQRAVYRGSGSTRTASSFQCEAQSRPLPQPSIK; encoded by the coding sequence ATGAAGCGCAAGCACCACGTCGCCATTCTCGCGGCGATCGCGATCGGCTTGGCGGCGCCTGGCCTGGCGCTGGCACAGGGCAGGATGTCCGGCAAGGAAGCTGCCGCGCGCTGCACGGCACTTGCGGGCCTCAAGCTGCCGGATACGACGATCGCCAGCGCGGTGCTGGTCCCGGCCAAACCCGCGGAGAAGACGATCGCCGGCGATGTTCCGGGTTATCGCAGCTTCTGCCGCATTGTCGCCCAGGTGCGATCCGAACCCGGCTCTGACATCGGTGTTGAGGTCTGGCTGCCTGCGCAGGGGTGGACCGGCGTGTTCCATGGCAATGGCAGCGGCGGCTTCGCAGGCACGTTCGCGCTTGGCTATTCGGGCATGGTCGAAGGACTGCGCCGCGGCTTCGCGACCGCGACGACCGATGCGGGAACTGCGCCGGCCTCGCCGCTGGAGGGCGACGCCTTGATCGGCCAGCCGCGCAAGTGGCGCGATTGGGGGCGCCTATCGACGCATGTCATGACGATGACCGGCAAGGCGATCACCAAGGCCTTTTACGGGCGGGACGCCCGACAATCTTATTATACCGGCTGCTCCACCGGTGGCCAGATGGGCCTGATCGAAGCCCTGCATTATCCGGAAGATTATCACGCCATCCTGGTCGGCGCGCCGGTAATCGATCGAACCTGGGGCCATGCCGCAGTGCTGTGGGACTATGCGGCGGCGAACCGCACACCGGGCCGGCTCCTCTCCGACGCGAAGCTGAAGCTGCTCAACGCGGCCGCGATCGCCAGTTGTTGGCGACAAGGCCATGGACTGGCCGGCGACCGGTTCATCGCGGACCCGATGCGCTGCAAATTCGATCCCGCCAGCCTGCAATGCACGGGCGCGGCATCGGACAGCTGCCTTACTGAAGGCGAGGTTGCGACAGCGCGTGCCTTTTATTCCGGGCCGACCGATCGGAACGGCACGCCCACCTATTACGGCTGGCTGCCGGGCAGCGAGATGCCCGACACGTTCGGCTGGTCCTTCCTGCAAAAGCCGATCAGCGGACAGCCACCTTTCAGCGCGCTGTTCAAATGGGTGTTCGGCGCGGACTGGGGATGGCAGCGCTTCGATTTCGATCGCGACATGCCGATCGTCAACGCGCGACTGGATTCGAGCGTCAACGATGCGACGCGCGGCAGTCTGGCCGCGTTCGCAGCGCGCGGCGGCAGGCTGATCATGTTCCATGGGCTTGCCGACACCCTCGTTGCGCCGGGCCAGTCGGTTGCCTTCTTTGACCGGCATGCCGCGAAGATGGGCGGCGCCGACAAACTCGCGGACAGCGCACGGCTGTTCATGGCTCCCGGCATGATGCATTGCGGCGGCGGCACGGGCCCGGATGCCTTCAACGCCACGCTCGGAATTCCGCCGCGCCCCCCTTCGGACGACGCACAACACGACCTGTTCTCTGCGCTGATCGCCTGGTCCGAGCGGGGCAAGGCACCCGACCGCATCGTCGCAACCAAATTCTCCAGCGAAAAGCACGGTCGGATCGACATGCAGCGGCCGCTCTGTCCCTATCCGCAGCGAGCGGTGTATCGCGGGAGTGGATCGACGCGCACCGCCAGCAGCTTCCAGTGCGAAGCGCAATCAAGGCCGCTACCTCAGCCTTCCATAAAATGA
- a CDS encoding spinster family MFS transporter: MDRKVAKPMAIHQAPHHQADSVAVRHGNRGWVLGMLCFVYVLNFLDRQLVSILAKPIQDGLQITDSQLGYVTGFYFALFYCFIAIPVGWLADRSNRVKILSLACGLWSGATIACGMAGNYSQLAGARMAVGIGEAGGVPPSYAIISDTFPREQRGTAMGIFNLGPPLGSALGVAFGASLAATYDWRVPFYAVGAIGVLTALLVYFFVPEPVRGRFDPAPIAGARPEPSFGQAIIGFFTNKMLAVAALASGAANFITYGMANFATLFLMREKGMTLDEVAIWYALAVGLGMGTGIFVSGKLIDRYAVRSTAAYATIPALSLVLALPFFLAFVAADRWEVALALLFVPLFLNSFFLPATVTFIQSEVAPSVRVISGALLLLVMNLVGLGLGPTFVGIASDFFRPDYHEHSLQMAFYALAPMYLIAASLFLWLARLIRRSSPSSAAGARLK, from the coding sequence ATGGATAGGAAGGTAGCGAAGCCGATGGCGATCCACCAAGCGCCGCATCACCAGGCGGATTCAGTCGCTGTCCGACACGGCAATCGCGGCTGGGTGCTGGGCATGCTGTGCTTCGTCTATGTGCTCAACTTCCTCGATCGCCAGCTGGTCTCGATCCTGGCCAAGCCGATCCAGGACGGGCTGCAGATCACGGACAGCCAACTCGGCTATGTCACCGGCTTCTACTTCGCACTGTTCTACTGCTTCATCGCGATCCCCGTCGGCTGGCTGGCCGACCGCTCGAACCGCGTGAAGATCCTGTCGCTGGCCTGCGGTTTGTGGAGTGGCGCCACCATAGCGTGCGGCATGGCGGGCAATTACAGCCAACTCGCCGGCGCCCGGATGGCGGTCGGTATCGGCGAAGCGGGCGGCGTGCCGCCCTCCTATGCAATCATCTCCGATACCTTCCCCCGCGAGCAGCGGGGCACCGCCATGGGCATCTTCAATCTCGGCCCGCCGCTCGGTTCCGCGTTGGGTGTCGCTTTCGGCGCGTCGCTGGCGGCCACCTATGACTGGCGCGTGCCCTTCTATGCGGTCGGCGCGATCGGCGTGCTCACAGCGCTTCTGGTCTATTTCTTCGTGCCAGAGCCGGTCCGCGGGCGTTTCGATCCCGCACCGATCGCCGGCGCACGGCCCGAACCGAGCTTCGGTCAGGCGATAATCGGTTTCTTCACCAACAAAATGCTGGCGGTCGCGGCGCTCGCGAGCGGCGCCGCCAATTTCATTACCTATGGGATGGCCAACTTCGCGACTCTCTTCCTGATGCGCGAAAAGGGCATGACGCTCGATGAGGTGGCGATCTGGTATGCGCTTGCCGTCGGGCTGGGAATGGGTACCGGCATCTTCGTCTCGGGCAAGCTGATCGATCGCTACGCCGTCCGGAGCACGGCAGCCTATGCCACGATACCGGCGTTGTCGCTCGTGCTCGCGCTGCCCTTTTTCCTCGCCTTCGTCGCAGCCGACCGATGGGAGGTCGCGCTCGCACTGCTCTTCGTGCCGCTGTTCCTCAATTCCTTCTTCCTCCCCGCGACCGTCACCTTCATTCAGAGCGAGGTGGCGCCAAGCGTGCGGGTGATTTCGGGCGCGTTGCTGCTGCTGGTCATGAACCTCGTCGGTCTCGGCCTCGGCCCGACCTTCGTCGGCATCGCGAGCGATTTCTTCCGCCCCGATTATCACGAGCATTCGCTGCAGATGGCATTCTACGCGCTGGCGCCGATGTACCTCATCGCCGCATCGCTGTTCCTGTGGCTCGCCCGCCTGATCCGGCGATCGTCGCCTTCCAGCGCCGCAGGCGCGCGACTGAAATGA
- a CDS encoding 3-hydroxyacyl-CoA dehydrogenase family protein: MKAGVVGAGLMGAEIALVFALGGHEVLLHDRSDDALAAAMERLRGILDKGIARQFYAPEAAEAALARVQPVSALAAMAECALVTEAVYESIDAKGAVLRALDRVCQPACILASNTSTLPISTLAAPLRPERRARFLGTHYFSPVSRMTLVEVIPGFATDHAVVDEMIGVLGGIGKQPVRIKDVAGFAVNRMLHALLIEAVKLVEEGVATPADLDVACRLGLGHPIGPFAMMDIVTSDLCLQVQDILHDAYGERFRPPALLKQRVAAGLGGGKGRAGWIETNRDG; the protein is encoded by the coding sequence ATGAAGGCGGGGGTTGTAGGCGCCGGACTGATGGGCGCGGAGATCGCTTTGGTCTTCGCCCTGGGCGGTCATGAGGTCTTGCTGCACGACCGCAGCGACGACGCGCTGGCGGCGGCGATGGAGAGATTGCGCGGCATCCTGGACAAGGGGATCGCACGGCAATTCTACGCACCGGAAGCAGCAGAGGCGGCGCTGGCCCGCGTCCAGCCAGTCTCGGCGCTCGCCGCGATGGCCGAGTGCGCGCTAGTGACCGAAGCGGTCTATGAATCGATCGACGCGAAAGGAGCCGTGTTGCGCGCGCTCGACCGAGTGTGTCAGCCCGCATGCATCCTTGCCTCGAACACATCGACTCTGCCCATTTCGACACTCGCGGCGCCCCTGAGACCAGAGCGCCGGGCACGCTTCCTCGGCACCCACTATTTCTCGCCGGTCTCGCGCATGACGCTGGTCGAAGTGATCCCCGGCTTTGCGACGGACCATGCCGTGGTGGACGAGATGATCGGCGTGCTGGGCGGCATCGGCAAGCAGCCGGTGCGCATCAAGGACGTGGCAGGTTTCGCGGTCAACCGGATGCTGCACGCCTTGCTGATCGAAGCGGTCAAGCTGGTCGAGGAAGGCGTCGCGACGCCCGCCGATCTCGATGTGGCGTGCCGGCTCGGCCTTGGCCACCCGATCGGCCCGTTCGCGATGATGGATATCGTGACGTCGGATCTGTGCCTGCAGGTGCAGGATATCCTGCACGATGCCTATGGCGAGCGCTTCCGCCCGCCGGCGCTGCTGAAGCAACGCGTCGCCGCCGGGCTGGGCGGCGGCAAGGGCCGCGCCGGCTGGATCGAGACAAATCGAGATGGATAG